In the Desulfuromonas sp. DDH964 genome, GGCGTTGGTCTCCATATCGGTCGAGCCGTCGTGAAAAAACCCCAGGGGGCTGCCGTTACGATAGAAAATCAGGGCGATACGCTCGCGGGTATAAATCCGCAGACAACCGCTGACCTGGTCCTCCTTGAGCTTGCCGAGCAGCGCCTTGATGTCGATCAGCTTGAGTTCCTGCCCCTTGTAGAGGACTTCACCGTGCAGCAGGGCATGGATGCTCAGGGCGAGATCGGGTGAAAGCTTGTAGATATCGAGCAGGGCGTTGCCGGCGAGAGATTCTTCGAAAATGCGGGCGATGGCATCGTAAGCGATCAATTGCTCACGGTCCGCTTCGAAGAGGGCGCTGATCAGCTTGCCGTTCTGAAAGATAACGATGCCGGTCCCGCTTTTGGCGTCGAACCGGAGGTAGCCGGTGAACCCACCCCCCTGCAATTTGCGCAGGGCATCGGGGAGGTTGACCTTGCCCGGATCGATCCGTTCCTTGACCGGGTTTCCGCGTGGCAGAAGAATCATGGGGGAGAAGCCTCACCAGCTGAATTTGTTAAAATCAAAAAACCATAGAATTCTTAAACAATTTACCCGGTATTGTCAACCTTCAACGCTATCGGGGAAAGCGTCGGCTCCCTCCTCCCAGCTACCGGTCGCGCGCATTGTTTCCAGAACCGTTCGCCGCAGGGGTGGAAAGTGGTGCCGCCACTCCTGCTCACTGCGACTGGCCAGACCGACCAGCAGGCACTCTTTGAAGAGGTCGTCGATCGCCCGGCCGCAGAGTCGCACGAGAAGATCCTGGCCCACCTCGGCGGGGATCGGCAGCTCCCCCTCCCCGGGCTGAGCACCCTGCGCGGTTAAGTATTTCATGCTCAACCGGGGGCGCTGTTCGGCATCGAAGCGGATGGCCAGGACCGCCGGGTCGTCCCCGCCGGCCCACAGCAGGTCCCTATCGACCAGGCGATTCAGGCAGGCGGCATGGAGCAGCCCGCGGTGGCGACTTTGCAGGGTCTGGTAGCAGGGCCCGATCTCCGGGGCCGGAGCCGAGCAGAGCGGACATGCCGCAGCGAACAGCCCCGGGCGACCGTCGGTGGGCGGCAAGGAAGCGGGTCCCTGCGCCGCCAGGGGGCCCGGCTGCAGGGCGAGTCGCTCGATGACGAACTCGGCAAGAAGCTTGAACTGGCCATGCACCTGGGTACCACGGGCATGGGTCAAGACCGGGTAAATGCGACTGGAGAGGCCACTTGCCAGGCTCTCCACCTTGGGACTCTTGGCGATTGCGGTCGGCGCCACCTGGTACCCCCGTTCGCGGGCTCCCCAGACCAGGAACTCATGCATGCCGAGGTTGTCCCGCAGCCGCAGACGACCGTCGATCAGGCTCGGCACCAGCCAGAGGCGGCCCGGGCCGCTATCCGAATCGGCGAGCAGCGCCTGCAGCGCCGCCGCGTTGACCAGGGAGGCGCGGTCCTTGACCGGCGTCAGCACCAGGTCGGCGGCGAGCAGGGCGTTGTGGCTGACCAGGTCGAGGATCGGGCGCGTATCAAGGATCAGCACCCCCGACAGACGCGAGCGGCTGAAGAGCCGCCGCAGCTGCCCGGGGTCGTCCCCGACCGGCGCCAGCCGCCGTGCCGAGGAGAGAAAGGCAACGCCGTATTCGCCCAGTGTCGCCAACTCCTCCGGCAGTTGGCCGCGAAAGAGGCCGTCTACGGACCCGCCGCTGCGCCCGGCGATGGCGAACATGTTATCGACGGAAAAATGGTTGTCGAAAGAGGCGATGGTTACCGGCAGGTCTTCATGCAGGGCCTTAAGATAGACCGCGAGATTGGTCGCCAGCGTGGTCTTGCCGACGCCACCCTTTTCGCTCGCGACCACCACCACGTAGGGGCCGCCACCCGGCAGCCGCAGCTGCTTATCCGCGCTCATCACGCACCCTTGGCCATCGCAAGCTCCTCCTGCACTTCTTCCCAGCGCCGGTAAAGTTGGCCAATCTTCTCCTGCAGGGCAGCGTGCTGGCTCGACGCCTTTCGCCACCCTTCCACGTCCGCATAGAGGGCCGGGTCGGCCATAGCAGCCTCGACGGTGGCCAATGCTCCTTCCGCCTCCTCAATCGCCCCTTCCAGTTCGGCCAGCTCCTTCTGCCGCCGTTTTTCCAGGCGCTGCGCCTCCTTGCGCTCCTCGTGCTGGCGCCGGCGGTCCTCCCGGTCGAGCGGCACACCGTCGCTGCTGCTGCCGACCAGGGCCTCGACCCGCTGCTGGGAATGCCCCCCTTCCCCGGCGGCCGCCTTGGCGCTGAGAAAATCCTCGTAGTTGCCGAGCCAGGAGGTCGCGGCACCGCCACCGACCTCGATGACCCGGGTCGCCAGGGCATCGACGAAGTAACGGTCATGGGAGACGAAAACAAGGGTCCCGGCATAGTGCTGAAGCGAGGCGAGGAGGACCTCCTTGGAGGCGAGGTCAAGATGATTGGTCGGCTCATCGAGCAGGAGCAGGTTGGCCGGCCGCAGCAGCAGGATCGCCAGGGCCAGGCGGTTGCGCTCCCCCCCGGAGAGGACCGCCACCCGCTTGTGAACATCGTCCCCGGAAAAGAGGAAGGTGCCGAGGATATCCCGCACCCGCGGCACCATCGCCATCGGTGCGGCGCTGGTAATCTCTTCGAGAACGGTGCGGCTGGCATCGAGGACCTTGGCCTGGTCCTGGGCGAAATAGGCGAGCTGGAGGTTGTGTCCGGGAGTGCGTTTTCCGGCGCGTGGCGCCTCGACTCCGGCCAGCAGCCGCATCAGGGTCGATTTGCCGGCCCCATTGGCGCCGACCAGGGCGATGCGTTCTCCCTTTTCGACGGTCAGGTCGATACCGTCGAGGACGGTGCGCTCATTGTAGCCATGACGGATGCCGGTCAGTTCCAGGGCCAGCCGGCCGCCCTTGGGCGGGTCGGGGAACCGGAAGAAGATTTTTCGCCGCGGCGGCGGCACATCGATGCGAACGATCTTCTCCAGCTGCTTGATCCGACTCTGGACCAGGGAGGCCTTGTTCGCCTGGTAGCGGAAACGGCCGATAAAGGCCTCGGTGCGCTCGATCTCCTCGTCCTGGCGGCGCTTCGCCTCCTGCAAGGCATTGACCCGACGCTCCCGCTCTTCGAGGTAGCGGCTGTAGTTGCCGGGGTATTCGGTCAGGCTGCCGTTCCAGACCTCGACGATGCGGCCAACCACCTGGTCGAGAAAGAAGCGGTCGTGGGAAACGAGCACCACCGCGCCGGGATAGCTGGCGAGGTAGGCCTCCAGCCAATCCCGGGCCGGCAGGTCGAGGTGGTTGGTCGGCTCGTCCAGCAGGAGCAGGTTGGGACGCTGCAACAGCAAGCGGGCGAGGGCGATGCGCATCTGCCAGCCCCCGGAAAAGTGCTCGCACGGTTTTTCCCAGTCCCCCTCGGCGAATCCGAGGCCGCGCAGCACCTTGGCAATCTCGGTCTCCATTTCGTAGCCACCGCGCTGCCGGAAGGTCTCCTGCACCGTCGCGTAGCGGTCGAGGTCGGCCGGCAGGTGCCGCTCGGCGATGGCCGCTTCGAGCTCGCCCAGTTCGCGCTCCATCGCCAGGAGCTCGGCCAGAGCGGTGCGCACCTCGGCAAAGAGGCTCCGTCCGCGATGCTCCAATCCGTCCTGGGGCAGATAGCCGCAGGTCGTGCCACGGGCGATCTGCACCTCGCCCACATCGACCGGAACCTGGCCGGCCAGCACCTTCAGCAGGGTGGTTTTGCCGGCGCCATTCTCGCCGCACAGGCCGACCTTGTCACCGGGCCGCAAGTGCCAGCTGATCCCCGCAAAGAGCCGCCGGCCGCCAAAGTCCTTGATGATTTCTCTCAGCTGCAACATGGGGCCTTTTATAACACATCCCCGGGGTCCTGGAAAACTCCGAATTTCAGGCTTTTGCACCCTCTCGCGGGAGAATTCGGCGCTGGGCAAAGCTGCTGATATCTGCTATAGTTGCGCCGCAACCGGAATGTCCCCGCTTCCGCGACCATGCTTCTTCTGGGCCCCATGGCCCCGACGATAGAGTCAACCAGAGTTTCCCGGTGTCCCGCCGGCGCCCTCCCCGCAGTGCCCGCCCCCTCCCCGCCCGCCCCGGCGGCCGGAAGGTGCAGGGCCCGGGATCAGGACGAAACCGCGGGGCACGACCGGCCGGGCGATCCCGGACCGCACCCCGTTTGAGGCCGCGCCTGGCGCGACCGGAAGGATTTCCATGAGCAAGAAGATGCTGATCAACGCCACCCATCCCGAGGAAAGCCGGGTGGCAACGGTCGAGGACGGCCTGCTGACCGACCTCGACATCGAGTCCGAAGGCCGCGAAATGACCCGCGGCAACATCTACAAGGCGACCGTGGTCCGCGTTGAGCAGGGACTGCAGGCCGCCTTTATCGATTACGGCGCCGAACGCCTCGGCTTTTTGCAGATGGGCGAACTGCACCCGTCCTACTTTGCCGCCTTCGAAGCAGGCGAGGGGAAGGGGCGGCCGCGCATCAACGACCTGTTGCGCCGCGGCCAGGAGATTCTGGTCCAGGTTGTCAAGGAGGAACGCGGCACCAAAGGGGCGGCGCTGACCACCTACCTCTCCCTTCCCGGTCGCTACATGGTGCTGATGCCCGACTCGGATACCAAGGGGGTCTCCCGCAAGATCGAGGAGGAGACGCAGCGCAAAAAACTGAAGGAGGCGATGAAGTCCCTCGACCTGCCACCACAGATGGGCTACATCGTGCGCACCGCCGGGATCGGCCAGACCAAGGAGGAACTCAAGCGCGACTTCGATTACCTGGTCCGGGTCTGGCAGAACATCCAGGAACTCGGCCGCCGGGTCAAGGCCCCGGCGCTGGTCTACAAGGAATCGAACCTGGTCATCCGCTCGATCCGCGATTACTTTACCGCCGACATGGACGAAGTGCTGGTCGATGACCCCGAGGTCTACGAGGAGGCCAAGGAATTTTTCCAGCAGGTGATGCCCGAATATGTCCGCCTGGTCAAGCTGCACCAGGAGCGGCGCCCAATCTTCTCCCGCTACCAGATCGAAGAACAGATCGAGACTCTCTCGCGCAACAAGGTCCCGCTGACCTCGGGAGGTTCGATCGTCATCGACGCCACCGAGGCCCTGGTCGCCATCGACGTCAACTCGGGAAAGATGGCCGGGGAACAGGGGGTGGAGGGGACCGCCTACAAGACCAACATCGAAGCGGCCGCCGAGGTCGGTCGCCAGTTGCGCCTGCGTGACCTCGGCGGACTGATCGTCATCGACTTCATCGACATGCGGGACCGCAAGCATATCCGCGAGGTCGAAAAGGTCCTCAAGGACTCCCTGAAAAACGACAAGGCGCGGGTCACCGTCGGCAAGATCAGCCAGTTCGGCCTGCTCGAAATGAGCCGGCAGCGGATCAAGGCAACCCTCGCCGAGGGCTCCTATCTCTCCTGTCCGAATTGCGGTGGCAGCGGCCGGGTCAAGAGTGCCGAAGCCCAGGCGGTCGGCTTTCTGCGCAAGCTCCACGCCGCCATCGCCCGCGGCCAGGTCGAGCGGGTCGAAGGGGAAGTACCGATCGACGTCGCACATTACCTGCTCAACACCAAGCGCGAAGAGTTGCTGGAGATGGAACGCCGCTACCAGGTGAGCATCTTCATTCGTGCCCGCAAATCCTTCGTCGCCAGCCAGTTCGAGCTGATTGTTCACAAGCGGGAAAAGGGCGAAGTCCGTGACGATCTCTACGCGCCGGTTACGGCCGCTTCTGCCCCCCACCACCCCATCGCTGCTCCCACCCTGGCTCCCGTCGCGGGAAATCTGCCCGCGGTGGCCGAGAGTCCCAAACCGGCGGAGAGTGCAGCGGAAGACCTCCCCCAGCCGTCCGCCCCGATACCTGCGGAAGAGGAACTTTCTCCCGATACTGCCGCCGAAGGCGATGCGAAACGAAAACGGAAACGCCGGCGGCGCAAAAAGAAGAAGGGGGAAGCCGGGGAAAGCGGGGAGGGCCCTGAGGAACTGGCCGCCACTGCGACCGAAACCGAAGATGAGCCGGAGGAGGAAGCGACAGACCTAGGCAACGTCGCTGCCGATTCCGGAGAAGAACCTCAGAAACGCAAACGCAAACGCCGGCGCCGCAAAAAGAAAACGGCGGACGAAACAACCACAAGCGTTGAGGCAACAGGCGAAGGAACAGCTTCTGAGCCGCCGCAAGTCGCCGCGCCGGCACCTGCCGGGGTGACCGAAGTCCCGGAGGAGCCACGGCCGGTGCGAAACCGCCGTCGCAAACCGGCAACCGAGAAGCCGGCAACCGAGAAGCCGGCAACCGAGAAGCCGGCAGCCAGGAAGCCGGCAGCCAGGAAGCCAGCAACCGAGAAACCGGCAGCCGAGAAACCAGCAACCGAGAAACCGGCAGCCGAGAAACCAGCAGCCGAGAAACCAGCAGCCGAGAAACCAGCAGCCGAGAAGCCAGCAGCCAAGAAGCCGGCAGCCAAGAAGCCGGCAGCCAGGAAGCCGGCAGCCAGGAAGCCGGCAGCCGAAAAACCCGCTACTGAGAAACCCGCTGCTGAAAAACCTGAAGCCAAGCGACGGGTGGCCCGGAAACCGGCGGTCAAAACTGCCGCGGCGCCGGAGCCCCAGTCAGCAGCGACCGGGGCGGAGGCTGGCGCGGAGAAGGAACGGACGCCGCGGAAACGGGCTCCCCGCAAAAAACCCGAGGACCTGCCGTCAAAATGAGTCCCAGAACCAAGCGATCGGGGCACCTGGTTGGGTGCCCCGATCGTTTTGTTGGCCAAAGATTCGGCCATGCTCATTCTCTCTTCCCTGCTCCATCCAGCTACAGATACCCCTCCCCGAAGAGAATTTCCAGCGTCAGGACCAGCGAGGGATTTGCCCTGAAATCGTCGGTACGGGAAAATTCGAGCTGCGGCTGCAGTTCGAAGAAAACCCAGCCCAGGTGAATATTGCGCCGGTAGCGCAGGCTTGCGAAATAGCGGTTATCTTCAACCTTTGGCTGAACATCCCCGACAACCCCAACTTCGTAGGCCATCTGCACCCGATCGCCGAGGGGATGGGCAAAGAACAACACCTCGGACCACTCAGGGTTGCGCGGTTGATCATCAGTCCAGTAGAGGGTGCTGCTGGCTCGAAACAGGGCATTTCTCCCGGTACTCCGCTCGAGATCATAACGCAACCGCGCATCCCAGCCGCGCGAACTGTACCATCCCGGGGTCAGGGTAACCCGGCTCAGCCAGGTCCTGCTGAGGGGATGAAGCCAACGGAGCCGCAGGCGCACAAAGGGGTCCGGGGGCCAGTGCAGCTTGATCCCCGGTTGCAGACGGATATCCCAGAACTGCCGCTGCTCCAGGATGTACTGCAAGGATGTGGCGAGGGACTGGTCGCCGAGGTTCTTGGCCAGGCTGTTACCGGTGGTCAGGGTCTCCCCTTCCGCCCCCGGGTCCGGTTCTTCACTCTCCAGCAGCAGGTTGACCTTTTCTTCCAGGTTGGGCAGCCCGATGCGAGCTCGTACCCGGCCATTGCTATCAAGCTCCCCCCCCTTCCCGTAGGTGGTAAAACCACGCAGCTGGATATAGGTTCCGGTCCCCTCTTCATAAACCCGGTTGGCTCCGAAGAAAGAATCGACCTGCCGCGACAGCCCTTCAACGTTGTGGGAAAAGTAGGTATGGAAAGCCGTCAGACTGCCGGTTCCGGGAAGACGCGGCTCCGCATCAGTGGCCACTTCAGTCGCTGGCGGCAAAGACTCGGTTTCCACCGCCAGGGTCAGCTGCGGCAGTAGAAGAAAAAAAGTAATGAGCAAAACCAGAAAGAGCCTTCGGTCCATGAAAATCGTCCTTGCAACGGGAAACCGGTTTCCACAACCGATCGGCACGCCATGGTCACAGTTTAGTACATTTTCTTGAACTGTCCGCGTCCCCCTGCTCGACGGCACCAGTCCCGGAGTCGATCCAGACCGCAGTGGAAAAAAGGCCGGAACGATTTCGCTCCGGCCCTTACCGTGGTCTATTTAAGCGCCTGCAGTTTTTCCAGTCCCTGTTGCAGAATGGCCAGTTTTTCCCGGGCCTCGGCCAGTTTGCCCCGGTCCTTCTCGAGCACTTCGGGGGGCGCCTTGGCAACGAAGGCCTCATTCCCCAGTTTCTTTTCAAACAGGGCCACGTCCTTTTCGACCTTGAGGATCTCCTTGGCCAGCCGCTGCTCCTCGGCGGCCACGTCGATCAGACCGGCCAGCGGCAGCAGGATTTCAACCTCTCCGGCCACCTGGGTGGCGGCCTGTTCCGGGCGCGCGATGCCGACCCCGAAGGCAAGTTCGCCAACCCGGGCCAGGGTACGGATATACCCTTCGCCGGCGGCGAGGATCTCGGCTGCCGCGGCGCTTTTACAGTCCAGGACCGCTGCGATCAGGCGCCCCGGGGGCACATTCATCTCCCCGCGGATATTGCGGATGGCGCGAACCACTTCCATGATCAGCTCCATCCGGGCGGCGCCGCCACCATCGAAGGGGAGCCCGGCACCGGTCGGGTAGTCGCTCTGCATCAGAAAGGCGCAGGGGCGCGCCCCCGGCAGGGCCTGCCAGATCTCCTCGGTAATAAACGGCATCAGCGGATGAAGCAGGCGCAGCAACTGCTCAAGGACGGTAAAGAGGACGGAGCGGGCCCGCTGCCGGGCCGCGGCATCCTCCCCGTAGAGGTCATCCTTGACCAGTTCGATATACCAGTCACAGAAGTTGTGCCAGGTGAAGGCATAAAGAATATTCGCCGCTTCGTTGAAGCGGTAATCGGCCAAGGCCTGGTTGACCTCCCGGGCACTCTCGGCGAGTCGCACCAGGATCCAGCGATCGGCCAGGGTGAGTTCGGCCGATTCGAGGTCGATGGAAGCCGGCTCGAAATCTTCCAGGTTCATCAGAGCGAAACGGGCGGCGTTCCACAGCTTGTTGGCAAACGCCTTGTAGCCGGCGATGCGCTCGGTGGCGAGCTTGATATCCCGCCCCATGGCGGCAAAAGCGGTCAGGGTAAACCGAAGTGCATCGGCGCCATACTCATCGATGACCAGCAGCGGGTCGATGACGTTCCCCTTGCTCTTGGACATCTTCTGCCCCTGGGCATCGCGCACCAGGGCGTGGATATAAACATCCTTGAAGGGAACCTGCTCCATGAATTTCAGGCCCATCATCATCATCCGGGCGACCCAGAAGAAGAGGATATCGAACCCGGTGACAAGACAGGAGGTGGGGTAGAACTTGGCCAGGGTCTCGGTCTGCTGCGGCCAGCCCATGGTCGAGAAGGGCCAGAGGGCGCTGGAGAACCAGGTATCGAGAACATCGGTCTCCTGCGCGAGGTTGCCGCTGCCGCATTGGTGGCAGGTGCTGGCGTCCGCGCGGCTGACGGTGATGGCGCCGCAATCGGCGCAGTACCAGGCCGGGATCCGATGGCCCCACCAGATCTGCCGACTGATGCACCAGTCCTTGATGTTGAACATCCACTCGTAGTAGGTCTTCTCCCATTGGGCCGGGACAATGCGGGTGTCGCCCTGCTGCACCGCCTTGATCGCCTCTTCGGCCAGGGGCCCGACCTTGACGTACCACTGCAGGCTGAGGTAGGGCTCGATCACCGTCTTGCAGCGGTAGCATTCGCCGACGGCGTTGGCGTGGACATCGACCTTCTCCAGCAGGCCAAGCTCTTCGAGGTCGGCCACGACCTTGTTGCGGGCGACATAGCGCTCTAGTCCCTGGTAGGGACCGCCGTTTTCGTTGATGAAGCCGGAGGTGTCGAGAATGTTGATAAATTCGAGGTTGTGGCGCTGCCCCACCTCAAAGTCGTTGAAATCGTGGGCGGGAGTGATTTTTACCACGCCGGTACCGAATTCCCGGTCGACATACTCATCGGCAATAACCGGAATTTCCCGTCCCAGCAGGGGCAGAACCACGCTCTTGCCGACCAGGTCGGCATAGCGCTCATCTTCCGGATGGACGGCGACGGCCGTATCGCCGAGCATCGTCTCGGGACGGGTGGTGGCAACGGTCAGAAAACGCGCCTCCCCCTTGACCGGGTAGCGCAGGTGCCAGAGTTGCCCCTGTTTCTCCTCATGCTCGACCTCGAGATCGGAGAGGGCGGTATGGCAGCGCGGACACCAGTTGATCAGCCGGTTGGCGCGGTAGATCAACCCCTCTTCATAGAGGCGCACGAAGACCTCGCGCACGGCGGTCGAAAGGCCCTCGTCCATGGTGAAGCGTTCCCGCTCCCAGTCGCAGGAGGCCCCCAGGCGCTTGAGCTGGTTGATGATCTGCCCCCCCGACTCGCCGCGCCACGTCCAGACCCGGTCCACGAAAGCCTCCCGGCCGAGATCGTGGCGGTCCGTCCCCTCAAGGGCCAGCTGCTTCTCGACGACATTCTGGGTGGCGATGCCGGCATGGTCGGTCCCCGGCATCCACAATACCTCGTGGCCGGTCATCCGTTTCCAGCGGCAGAGAATGTCCTGGAGGGTATTGTTGAGGGCATGCCCCATGTGCAGGACGCCGGTGACATTCGGCGGTGGAATCACGATGGAGAAGTGGGGTTTGGGCGAGTGCTCATCCGCGTGGAAGCAACCATGATCTTCCCAGTTGCGATACCACTTGGCTTCGACATCCTGAGGCTCGTAGCCCTTGGAAAGTTTCGGTTCCATGTAAGTCACAGTCCTTGACCACAAAAGAGTCGCTAGGAGCCGTCCGCCGGCCCAGAAAAGGAAATGGGGATTTTAGCAATCCCCATTTCTTCAGTCAACGCCATTGTCTGGCCCTCGCTTCAGGCCGTTTTTTTCTTGATTTTGCGAATTTCGTCACGGATCAGCGCCTCGGCCAGGTCGGGCACCACCTCCCAGGCTATCTTCTCCAGGATGCTGCCGGCAAGACGCTCGACGACGGCACCGGCGACCTTGGCAACGATCTTCTCCAGGTCGGCCTCGGAGAGGGAGGCGACGCGCTCCTCCACACCGACCGGTGCAGGTTCCGCAACAGGCTCAGCGGCAGGGGTCTTCGGCACTTCCGGTGCCGCCACCGTAACTGCCGGCGGAACGACGGGCTCCGGTTCCGGCTCTTCCGCGAGATCGAAGGCCCAGTCGTCGCTCTCGGCCGCCGCCGGCTCGGCAGTTTCGGTCGTTTCCTCAGCCGGGAACTCCCATGCTTCGGAGGCAGCCGCCATGGCGGTATCGGGCTCGTCGGCGAAGGGGTCCTCAATCTCCAGAGCCTCGGCGGCCTGCTCCAACGACTCTTCTTCGAAGAAAAACTCTTCCTCCGCGGAAGTCCCCTCGGTGGCCTGCTCCACCGCCTCTTCAACCGCGCTGGTGAACTCCTCGTTTTCCTCGTCAGTGAGCTCTTCGGCGTCGAGGATATCGCTCTCGTCGAGGGGCAGAATTTCTTCCTCGAGATCGCCCCAGTCGGGCTCCGCGGGCTTGGCGACCACGGTGGCTGCCGGGGGAGCAGGCGTGGCTGCCGGGGCAGGAGCTGCCGTCTCGGCTGCCACCGGCTCGGCGAAAAGGTCTTCCTCTTCGAACAGAAATTCCTCTTCGAGTTCCGGAGCCGCCGGCTGGAGGTCGTCCTCCTCAAAAGCGATGGACCCCCAGGGATCGTCAACGGGCGCAGCAGGACCCTCGGTAGCGGCGACCTCGACGGCTGTCGCGACTTCGGGCGCGTCAAAATCCTCCCAGTCGGAACCAGCCGACACTTCCTCGGCGGGAGGAGGAGCTGCCGCTACGGCGGCTGGCGTTTCCGGCGGGGGGGAGGGAGCCACGGGCGGAGTAGCCGCCGGAGCCGGTACGGCACTGAGGAGCTGCTCGACCCGATCGATCAGGGCCTGGGACTCGAAAGGCTTGGCGATCCAGCTTTCGGCGCCGCAACTGCGCGCCTTCTCCTCGTCAAACGGTTCGAAGGTGCCGCTCAGGAGCAGCACCGGAACCCCCTTGAGGTCGGGATCCTGTTTGATAGCGGAGCAGAGATCGTAACCGTTCTTGCCCGGCATAAAGACATCAGCAAGGATCAGGTCGGGATGAATCTCCCGGGCCTTCGCCAGAGCGGTATCACCATTATCGACGACTGTCAGTTCGTAGTCTTCGTTGGCAAAGGTGATGCCGATGACCTTTTGAATCGTGATACTGTCGTCGGCCAACAACAGTTTCTTGCTCATCCAGGCCTCCTTGCCCGCAAAAGGGGCATGCAAAAGCTAACGGGGAAGAGTCGCCAGCAATGCTCCAAGGTCGAGCAGCGGATACGTGTTCCCGTTGTAGACAAAACTCTTTTCCGCCGAAAAGCGGTCGCTCTCCGGTTCACATTCACCCAAGGTGCCCAATCGGCATTCGACAATCTGCAGAATCTGGTCGACCGGAAACCCGAAGGGACCGAACTCGCTCCCGCAAACCATGACATAGGGGCATCCCTCCCCGGAACCGGGAACCGACAGCAGTCCCGGCAAATCAAGGAGGGGCAGGACGTCGCCCTGATGGAGAAAAACCCCCTTGAATCCTGGCCGTATCAATGCCAGTGGGAAAAGCCGCGGTGCCAGCAGGATATGCCAGACATTCTCCAGCGACAGCGCAAACTGCTTCTCCCCAAGCCGAAGCAGAACCAGGCGGGGGGTCACGCTTCGCCCCTGAATTGTTCAAGTTGCGGGGCACGGCAGGCTTGCAGCACCTCACCCCGCCAGAGCGCCAGTCGCTGAAAGGTGGGAAGAACATCCCGCCACAACAGCTCCGGCAAGGGGCGATGTTCAAATTCGCTGGCCGGAAAGATGCCGTCGATATGTTCAACATACAATATCCACGGCTGCGGATTGCCACAGAGAACAACGCGGGCGCCAGCATCGGTATTCGCTTGGCTCAACCCTAATGGGCGGCGCAAATCAACCAGCAAAGACTCATCACCGGCAACGGCAGCAGGTGTCTCCGGCGTTGCTTCGCGAATCTCCACCAGGTCATCGATCGGCAGCACAAAGCCGATCCCGCCCAGACGAAATACCAGGTTCATTTCAGCAGAGTCGGTCATGCCCGAATCCTGGCTCAGCATCAAGCCACTCCCGCAAGCGGCAAACCGGCATCAAAAGTAGCATAGCCAAAGCCGGAGTGTCAAGC is a window encoding:
- a CDS encoding DUF2226 domain-containing protein, yielding MILLPRGNPVKERIDPGKVNLPDALRKLQGGGFTGYLRFDAKSGTGIVIFQNGKLISALFEADREQLIAYDAIARIFEESLAGNALLDIYKLSPDLALSIHALLHGEVLYKGQELKLIDIKALLGKLKEDQVSGCLRIYTRERIALIFYRNGSPLGFFHDGSTDMETNADTSMSVARLPGAKIDVLISRGQEGMVLADLMGTADLGALWKKAQERIARERRSREDEASRNQELHEKDRRLKLQGFLRTTAEGHLGKIGASLADKAAEKTLPQTGGLTETDLAPFFENLAKAAKLVAGPSAINSMLEEMKKGARAFLK
- a CDS encoding ParA family protein; this encodes MSADKQLRLPGGGPYVVVVASEKGGVGKTTLATNLAVYLKALHEDLPVTIASFDNHFSVDNMFAIAGRSGGSVDGLFRGQLPEELATLGEYGVAFLSSARRLAPVGDDPGQLRRLFSRSRLSGVLILDTRPILDLVSHNALLAADLVLTPVKDRASLVNAAALQALLADSDSGPGRLWLVPSLIDGRLRLRDNLGMHEFLVWGARERGYQVAPTAIAKSPKVESLASGLSSRIYPVLTHARGTQVHGQFKLLAEFVIERLALQPGPLAAQGPASLPPTDGRPGLFAAACPLCSAPAPEIGPCYQTLQSRHRGLLHAACLNRLVDRDLLWAGGDDPAVLAIRFDAEQRPRLSMKYLTAQGAQPGEGELPIPAEVGQDLLVRLCGRAIDDLFKECLLVGLASRSEQEWRHHFPPLRRTVLETMRATGSWEEGADAFPDSVEG
- a CDS encoding ABC-F family ATP-binding cassette domain-containing protein, with the protein product MLQLREIIKDFGGRRLFAGISWHLRPGDKVGLCGENGAGKTTLLKVLAGQVPVDVGEVQIARGTTCGYLPQDGLEHRGRSLFAEVRTALAELLAMERELGELEAAIAERHLPADLDRYATVQETFRQRGGYEMETEIAKVLRGLGFAEGDWEKPCEHFSGGWQMRIALARLLLQRPNLLLLDEPTNHLDLPARDWLEAYLASYPGAVVLVSHDRFFLDQVVGRIVEVWNGSLTEYPGNYSRYLEERERRVNALQEAKRRQDEEIERTEAFIGRFRYQANKASLVQSRIKQLEKIVRIDVPPPRRKIFFRFPDPPKGGRLALELTGIRHGYNERTVLDGIDLTVEKGERIALVGANGAGKSTLMRLLAGVEAPRAGKRTPGHNLQLAYFAQDQAKVLDASRTVLEEITSAAPMAMVPRVRDILGTFLFSGDDVHKRVAVLSGGERNRLALAILLLRPANLLLLDEPTNHLDLASKEVLLASLQHYAGTLVFVSHDRYFVDALATRVIEVGGGAATSWLGNYEDFLSAKAAAGEGGHSQQRVEALVGSSSDGVPLDREDRRRQHEERKEAQRLEKRRQKELAELEGAIEEAEGALATVEAAMADPALYADVEGWRKASSQHAALQEKIGQLYRRWEEVQEELAMAKGA
- a CDS encoding Rne/Rng family ribonuclease, whose translation is MSKKMLINATHPEESRVATVEDGLLTDLDIESEGREMTRGNIYKATVVRVEQGLQAAFIDYGAERLGFLQMGELHPSYFAAFEAGEGKGRPRINDLLRRGQEILVQVVKEERGTKGAALTTYLSLPGRYMVLMPDSDTKGVSRKIEEETQRKKLKEAMKSLDLPPQMGYIVRTAGIGQTKEELKRDFDYLVRVWQNIQELGRRVKAPALVYKESNLVIRSIRDYFTADMDEVLVDDPEVYEEAKEFFQQVMPEYVRLVKLHQERRPIFSRYQIEEQIETLSRNKVPLTSGGSIVIDATEALVAIDVNSGKMAGEQGVEGTAYKTNIEAAAEVGRQLRLRDLGGLIVIDFIDMRDRKHIREVEKVLKDSLKNDKARVTVGKISQFGLLEMSRQRIKATLAEGSYLSCPNCGGSGRVKSAEAQAVGFLRKLHAAIARGQVERVEGEVPIDVAHYLLNTKREELLEMERRYQVSIFIRARKSFVASQFELIVHKREKGEVRDDLYAPVTAASAPHHPIAAPTLAPVAGNLPAVAESPKPAESAAEDLPQPSAPIPAEEELSPDTAAEGDAKRKRKRRRRKKKKGEAGESGEGPEELAATATETEDEPEEEATDLGNVAADSGEEPQKRKRKRRRRKKKTADETTTSVEATGEGTASEPPQVAAPAPAGVTEVPEEPRPVRNRRRKPATEKPATEKPATEKPAARKPAARKPATEKPAAEKPATEKPAAEKPAAEKPAAEKPAAEKPAAKKPAAKKPAARKPAARKPAAEKPATEKPAAEKPEAKRRVARKPAVKTAAAPEPQSAATGAEAGAEKERTPRKRAPRKKPEDLPSK